The Lycium barbarum isolate Lr01 chromosome 12, ASM1917538v2, whole genome shotgun sequence genome includes a region encoding these proteins:
- the LOC132621969 gene encoding nuclear transcription factor Y subunit A-7-like isoform X4, whose amino-acid sequence MTSSLHYHSDGSESEQPENHSESSSPATGMSVPGTVAPNMHYVMPTQLGNGNDMLQAQTAYPYSDPYYRSIFAPYDAQPYPTQPYPAQPMVHVQLMGIQQAGVPLPSDTIDEPVFVNAKQYHGILRRRQSRAKAESERKLLKARKLKDDYQLCWKHL is encoded by the exons ATGACGTCCTCGCTTCATTATCATTCAG ATGGTAGTGAGAGTGAACAGCCAGAGAATCATAGCGAGTCTTCATCCCCTGCAACTGGAATGTCTGTCCCTGGCACCGTAGCACCAAATATGCACTATGTGATGCCCACTCAACTTGGCAATGGAAATGATATG TTGCAGGCTCAAACAGCTTATCCTTATTCAGACCCGTACTACCGGAGCATCTTTGCACCGTACGATGCACAGCCTTATCCTACACAACCTTATCCAGCACAACCAATG GTTCACGTTCAGCTAATGGGAATTCAGCAAGCTGGTGTTCCTTTGCCATCAGACACAATAGACGAACCTGTTTTTGTCAATGCAAAACAGTATCATGGCATCTTGAGGCGTCGACAATCTCGTGCGAAAGCTGAGTCAGAAAGGAAACTTCTGAAAGCTAGGAAG CTCAAAGATGATTATCAACTGTGCTGGAAACATCTCTGA
- the LOC132621969 gene encoding nuclear transcription factor Y subunit A-7-like isoform X1 codes for MTSSLHYHSDGSESEQPENHSESSSPATGMSVPGTVAPNMHYVMPTQLGNGNDMLQAQTAYPYSDPYYRSIFAPYDAQPYPTQPYPAQPMVHVQLMGIQQAGVPLPSDTIDEPVFVNAKQYHGILRRRQSRAKAESERKLLKARKPYLHESRHLHALKRARGCGGRFLTANKTDKQQKPDESGDKSQVNINHESGKDEVASSENAS; via the exons ATGACGTCCTCGCTTCATTATCATTCAG ATGGTAGTGAGAGTGAACAGCCAGAGAATCATAGCGAGTCTTCATCCCCTGCAACTGGAATGTCTGTCCCTGGCACCGTAGCACCAAATATGCACTATGTGATGCCCACTCAACTTGGCAATGGAAATGATATG TTGCAGGCTCAAACAGCTTATCCTTATTCAGACCCGTACTACCGGAGCATCTTTGCACCGTACGATGCACAGCCTTATCCTACACAACCTTATCCAGCACAACCAATG GTTCACGTTCAGCTAATGGGAATTCAGCAAGCTGGTGTTCCTTTGCCATCAGACACAATAGACGAACCTGTTTTTGTCAATGCAAAACAGTATCATGGCATCTTGAGGCGTCGACAATCTCGTGCGAAAGCTGAGTCAGAAAGGAAACTTCTGAAAGCTAGGAAG CCCTACTTGCATGAATCACGTCATTTGCATGCATTGAAAAGAGCAAGAGGATGTGGGGGTCGTTTCCTGACAGCAAATAAAACTGATAAACAGCAGAAACCGGATGAATCTGGTGATAAATCACAGGTCAACATTAATCACGAGTCTGGAAAAGATGAGGTTGCTTCTTCAGAGAATGCCTCTTGA
- the LOC132621286 gene encoding uncharacterized protein LOC132621286: protein MNKKEVFKLAKGFRGRAKNCIRIARERVEKALQYSYRDRRNKKRDMRSLWIQRINAGTRQHGVNYGNFMHGLMKENVQLNRKVLSELSMHEPYSFKALVDVSRSAFPGNKKAIVPPKKEGLAIVL, encoded by the exons ATGAACAAGAAGGAAGTGTTTAAGCTAGCTAAAGGGTTTAGAGGAAGAGCTAAAAACTGTATAAGGATAGCAAGAGAAAGAGTTGAGAAAGCCCTTCAGTATTCCTACAGAGATCGCCGTAACAAGAAGAGGGATATGcgttccctttggattcaacgTATCAATGCTGGAACTCGCCAACACGGA GTAAATTATGGCAATTTCATGCATGGGCTGATGAAGGAGAACGTACAGCTGAACAGGAAAGTCTTATCAGAATTGTCGATGCACGAACCATACAGCTTCAAGGCCCTTGTGGATGTCTCTCGAAGTGCTTTCCCCGGAAATAAGAAGGCCATAGTACCTCCAAAGAAGGAAGGACTTGCTATTGTTCTTTGA
- the LOC132621969 gene encoding nuclear transcription factor Y subunit A-7-like isoform X2 produces the protein MTSSLHYHSDGSESEQPENHSESSSPATGMSVPGTVAPNMHYVMPTQLGNGNDMAQTAYPYSDPYYRSIFAPYDAQPYPTQPYPAQPMVHVQLMGIQQAGVPLPSDTIDEPVFVNAKQYHGILRRRQSRAKAESERKLLKARKPYLHESRHLHALKRARGCGGRFLTANKTDKQQKPDESGDKSQVNINHESGKDEVASSENAS, from the exons ATGACGTCCTCGCTTCATTATCATTCAG ATGGTAGTGAGAGTGAACAGCCAGAGAATCATAGCGAGTCTTCATCCCCTGCAACTGGAATGTCTGTCCCTGGCACCGTAGCACCAAATATGCACTATGTGATGCCCACTCAACTTGGCAATGGAAATGATATG GCTCAAACAGCTTATCCTTATTCAGACCCGTACTACCGGAGCATCTTTGCACCGTACGATGCACAGCCTTATCCTACACAACCTTATCCAGCACAACCAATG GTTCACGTTCAGCTAATGGGAATTCAGCAAGCTGGTGTTCCTTTGCCATCAGACACAATAGACGAACCTGTTTTTGTCAATGCAAAACAGTATCATGGCATCTTGAGGCGTCGACAATCTCGTGCGAAAGCTGAGTCAGAAAGGAAACTTCTGAAAGCTAGGAAG CCCTACTTGCATGAATCACGTCATTTGCATGCATTGAAAAGAGCAAGAGGATGTGGGGGTCGTTTCCTGACAGCAAATAAAACTGATAAACAGCAGAAACCGGATGAATCTGGTGATAAATCACAGGTCAACATTAATCACGAGTCTGGAAAAGATGAGGTTGCTTCTTCAGAGAATGCCTCTTGA
- the LOC132621969 gene encoding nuclear transcription factor Y subunit A-7-like isoform X3: MTSSLHYHSDGSESEQPENHSESSSPATGMSVPGTVAPNMHYVMPTQLGNGNDMLQAQTAYPYSDPYYRSIFAPYDAQPYPTQPYPAQPMVHVQLMGIQQAGVPLPSDTIDEPVFVNAKQYHGILRRRQSRAKAESERKLLKARKYLGRLTVRNNLAALLA, translated from the exons ATGACGTCCTCGCTTCATTATCATTCAG ATGGTAGTGAGAGTGAACAGCCAGAGAATCATAGCGAGTCTTCATCCCCTGCAACTGGAATGTCTGTCCCTGGCACCGTAGCACCAAATATGCACTATGTGATGCCCACTCAACTTGGCAATGGAAATGATATG TTGCAGGCTCAAACAGCTTATCCTTATTCAGACCCGTACTACCGGAGCATCTTTGCACCGTACGATGCACAGCCTTATCCTACACAACCTTATCCAGCACAACCAATG GTTCACGTTCAGCTAATGGGAATTCAGCAAGCTGGTGTTCCTTTGCCATCAGACACAATAGACGAACCTGTTTTTGTCAATGCAAAACAGTATCATGGCATCTTGAGGCGTCGACAATCTCGTGCGAAAGCTGAGTCAGAAAGGAAACTTCTGAAAGCTAGGAAG TACCTTGGGAGGCTCACAGTGCGAAATAATCTTGCAGCCCTACTTGCATGA
- the LOC132623432 gene encoding small ribosomal subunit protein eS25: MAPKKAQAPPPSSKPAKSGGGKQKKKKWSKGKQKEKVNNMVLFDKGTYDKLITEAPKYKLITPSVLSDRLRISGSLARKAIRELMAKGLIRMVSAHASQQIYTRATNT, from the exons ATG GCTCCTAAGAAGGCTCAGGCTCCTCCTCCATCTTCCAAGCCCGCCAAGTCCGGTGGTGGCAAGCAGaagaagaag AAGTGGAGCAAGGGAAAGCAAAAGGAGAAGGTCAACAACATGGTTTTGTTCGATAAGGGTACTTATGACAAGCTCATCACTGAAGCCCCTAAGTATAAGCTTATCACCCCTTCCGTCCTATCCGACCGTTTGAGG ATAAGTGGATCCCTTGCCAGGAAGGCAATTAGGGAATTGATGGCAAAAGGGTTGATCAGGATGGTGTCTGCTCATGCTAGCCAGCAGATTTACACCAGGGCTACCAACACCTAA